The Microcoleus sp. FACHB-672 genome window below encodes:
- a CDS encoding Npun_R2479 family HD domain-containing metalloprotein — protein MFNATELLIDTFVDKLRDGYRRTYGGYRPDYEDIIAWAGGMALENIANSDALYHNVEHTIMVALVGQELLRGKHIREGGVSCEDWLHFIISLVCHDIGYVKGVCRQDQDGVYATGQDGTMVCLPPGSSDAGLTPYHVDRAKLFIDERFGGHKLIDSEVIKRNIELTRFPVPKKEDHQDTINYPGLVRAADLIGQLSDPRYLKKISALFYEFEETGTNKYLGYSHPGHLRKNYPKFYWNGVHPYVKDALHYLSLTQQGKQVIANLYSNVFVVEHEKLDDE, from the coding sequence ATGTTCAACGCCACTGAACTTTTGATTGACACCTTTGTAGACAAGCTTCGGGACGGCTACCGCCGCACCTACGGAGGCTATAGGCCAGATTACGAAGACATTATTGCTTGGGCTGGGGGCATGGCTTTGGAAAACATTGCCAACAGCGATGCCCTGTATCACAATGTAGAACACACAATAATGGTCGCCCTCGTCGGGCAAGAACTTTTGCGCGGTAAACACATCCGGGAAGGTGGAGTTTCTTGCGAAGACTGGTTGCACTTCATTATCTCTTTGGTTTGCCATGACATTGGTTATGTAAAAGGCGTCTGCCGGCAAGATCAAGATGGAGTGTATGCCACAGGGCAAGATGGGACGATGGTTTGTTTGCCCCCCGGATCTTCAGATGCCGGCCTGACGCCTTATCATGTAGACCGTGCAAAACTGTTTATTGATGAGCGCTTTGGTGGTCACAAATTAATTGATTCTGAGGTGATCAAACGCAACATAGAACTGACGCGTTTCCCGGTGCCAAAAAAAGAAGATCATCAAGATACCATCAATTATCCCGGCTTAGTTCGCGCAGCCGACCTCATCGGTCAACTCAGCGATCCGCGATACCTGAAAAAAATTAGTGCCTTATTCTATGAATTTGAAGAAACCGGCACCAATAAATATTTGGGTTACAGCCATCCCGGACATCTGCGGAAAAACTATCCCAAATTTTACTGGAATGGAGTTCATCCTTATGTCAAAGATGCGCTTCATTATTTATCGCTGACGCAGCAAGGTAAACAAGTGATTGCTAACCTCTACTCAAATGTATTTGTCGTTGAGCACGAAAAGCTAGATGATGAATAA
- a CDS encoding AI-2E family transporter, with the protein MNPVFSPIQRFLLTWLLIFFSGWAMLSALSYVGELISILITAGLIAFLLNYAVARLQHILPRGVAAGLVYLAAGVAVVLIGLTIVPPVFAQGRQLATNFPSLVDSAQQQIDSFQTWSVEHNLPFDVRILAQQLLTRLQAQAEEIAARGFGLVLGTVNWFLDFILILVISFYMLVDGDRVWNALTSFFSPTIRHGLTESLQRNLQRFVSGQLLLGLFMAVTLAVAFWLLRVPFFLLFAVFIGIMEAIPFVGATLGIGTVSIIVAFINWWQALQVLAVAVALQQVKDNLIGPRIMGNLTGLSPVFIFASLLLGARVGGLLGVILAIPMTGVVKSIAEIVLDPTLPPQTGSFFHNPIADDSPTALLPEEKLAQPNSKL; encoded by the coding sequence ATGAATCCAGTCTTTTCCCCCATCCAAAGGTTTTTGCTCACGTGGTTGCTGATCTTCTTTTCGGGTTGGGCGATGCTGAGTGCCCTTAGCTACGTGGGTGAGTTGATCAGTATTCTAATTACCGCCGGCCTGATTGCATTTTTGCTAAACTACGCAGTCGCGAGATTGCAGCACATTTTGCCCCGTGGAGTAGCCGCCGGCCTGGTGTATCTAGCAGCAGGTGTCGCAGTTGTGCTGATAGGGTTGACCATTGTGCCGCCGGTGTTCGCGCAAGGCCGGCAACTAGCAACTAATTTCCCTTCACTGGTAGACTCTGCCCAGCAACAGATCGACTCCTTCCAAACCTGGAGTGTTGAACACAATTTGCCCTTTGATGTGCGGATATTGGCCCAACAGTTGCTAACACGACTGCAAGCCCAAGCCGAGGAAATCGCAGCAAGAGGTTTCGGCTTGGTTCTCGGTACAGTCAACTGGTTTTTAGACTTCATCTTGATCCTAGTGATCTCCTTTTATATGCTCGTTGATGGAGATCGGGTTTGGAACGCTTTAACCAGTTTTTTCTCGCCCACAATTCGACACGGATTAACCGAGTCTTTGCAGCGTAATCTCCAGCGCTTTGTCTCAGGGCAACTGCTACTGGGTTTGTTTATGGCAGTTACGCTGGCGGTAGCTTTCTGGCTGTTACGAGTGCCCTTTTTCCTGCTATTTGCAGTCTTTATCGGCATCATGGAAGCCATTCCGTTTGTGGGAGCAACTTTAGGCATTGGCACCGTTAGCATTATTGTGGCCTTTATTAACTGGTGGCAAGCACTGCAAGTCCTGGCTGTTGCAGTCGCACTCCAACAAGTAAAGGACAATTTGATCGGCCCTCGAATTATGGGAAATCTCACCGGCTTGTCGCCGGTATTTATCTTCGCGTCTCTGCTTTTAGGCGCTAGAGTGGGGGGACTCTTGGGTGTAATCTTGGCAATTCCCATGACAGGCGTGGTCAAAAGTATTGCGGAAATTGTTCTCGACCCAACCCTACCTCCTCAAACCGGCTCATTTTTCCACAATCCGATCGCTGACGACTCTCCCACAGCGCTGCTGCCAGAGGAAAAATTAGCACAACCAAACTCTAAACTCTAA
- a CDS encoding ABC transporter permease yields the protein MNWWQKLKKNPLARFGALLLLTFYLAAIAADFVAPYDPYESQPDGALLPPTQIAWNNPAGQFTGPHVYVTTQGPVDLNTGDRKLIKNKQQSSPIHLFAKGYPYRLLGVIPSDRHLFGTTGPAKFNLLGTDEQARDQFSRLVHGSRISLFIGLVGIAISFPLGLLVGGISGYFGGWVDSIFMRLAEVLMTIPGIYLLVALAAVLPAGITSAQRFLLIVAITSFISWAGLARVIRGQVLSIKEREFVQSARAMGANPLYIIVRHVLPQTATYVIISATLAVPGFIVAESVLSLIGLGIQQPDPSWGNMLSLATNASILVLQPWLVWSPAVLIILTMLAFNLLGDALRDALDPRSLQR from the coding sequence ATGAATTGGTGGCAAAAGCTTAAAAAAAATCCGTTAGCTCGCTTTGGAGCGCTGTTACTATTAACGTTCTACCTAGCAGCGATCGCCGCTGACTTTGTTGCGCCTTATGACCCTTACGAATCGCAACCCGATGGCGCATTACTGCCGCCCACCCAGATTGCTTGGAATAACCCAGCGGGGCAGTTTACAGGGCCGCACGTTTATGTCACTACACAAGGGCCGGTAGATCTGAACACCGGCGATCGCAAACTGATCAAAAATAAGCAACAATCTTCGCCCATTCATCTGTTTGCCAAAGGCTACCCATACCGACTTTTGGGGGTGATCCCCTCAGACCGGCACTTGTTCGGCACCACAGGGCCGGCTAAATTTAACCTGCTAGGCACCGATGAGCAAGCCCGTGATCAATTCAGCCGGCTGGTGCATGGCAGCCGCATTAGTCTGTTCATCGGTTTAGTTGGCATTGCCATTTCCTTTCCCCTTGGTTTATTAGTCGGGGGAATTTCTGGCTATTTCGGGGGCTGGGTTGACAGCATTTTTATGCGCTTAGCCGAAGTATTGATGACGATCCCCGGAATTTATCTATTGGTTGCCCTCGCCGCTGTCTTGCCTGCCGGTATCACCAGCGCCCAGCGGTTTCTATTAATTGTGGCGATCACGTCTTTCATCAGCTGGGCTGGATTGGCGCGGGTGATTCGGGGACAGGTACTCTCGATTAAAGAACGGGAATTTGTACAATCAGCACGAGCGATGGGCGCGAATCCCCTCTATATTATTGTCCGTCACGTTTTGCCCCAAACAGCGACTTATGTGATTATCTCTGCAACGCTGGCGGTTCCGGGCTTTATCGTGGCGGAATCCGTGTTGAGTCTGATTGGGCTGGGGATTCAGCAGCCTGATCCGTCCTGGGGAAATATGTTGTCTTTGGCAACAAATGCTTCGATTTTGGTGCTACAACCTTGGCTAGTTTGGTCGCCGGCTGTATTAATTATCCTGACGATGCTGGCGTTTAATTTGCTAGGAGATGCGTTGCGCGATGCCCTCGATCCGCGCAGTTTGCAACGCTAG
- a CDS encoding nucleoside phosphorylase, whose amino-acid sequence MYHIGFGREDLGSQMPAMALLSGDPDRARLIAQTYLQDVVGLSENRGLNSYLGKLPNGRVVLSATTGMGAPSLSIVVNELVQVGIRQMIRVGTCGSIQAEVPAGSIVISRAALCRQGAANDIAPVEYPASADPFLTVALIQAARELNIEHYAGITASVDTFYEGQERTDSANPHLLRRLQGITEEYRRLNILNYEMECGTLFKMAGVYNFAAGCVCGVVAQRVGGEQIVLELKDNAVENAIKVAVRAAECF is encoded by the coding sequence ATGTATCACATTGGCTTTGGGCGCGAGGATTTAGGTTCTCAGATGCCGGCGATGGCGCTGTTATCTGGTGATCCAGATCGCGCCCGTTTGATCGCCCAGACTTATTTGCAGGATGTGGTGGGGTTGTCTGAGAATCGGGGATTGAATAGTTATTTGGGTAAGTTGCCGAATGGGCGAGTGGTTTTGTCTGCAACCACCGGCATGGGGGCACCCAGTTTAAGTATTGTGGTGAATGAGTTGGTGCAGGTGGGCATCCGGCAAATGATTCGGGTGGGCACTTGTGGCTCAATTCAAGCTGAGGTGCCGGCAGGATCAATTGTGATTTCTCGTGCGGCGCTATGCCGGCAGGGGGCTGCAAATGATATCGCGCCGGTGGAGTATCCGGCATCTGCCGATCCGTTTCTCACGGTGGCGCTGATTCAGGCGGCGCGGGAATTAAATATTGAACACTATGCCGGCATTACAGCTTCGGTGGATACCTTTTATGAAGGGCAAGAACGCACGGACTCAGCAAATCCCCATTTGTTGCGCCGGCTGCAAGGCATTACGGAAGAATATCGCCGCCTGAATATACTCAATTACGAAATGGAGTGCGGGACGCTGTTTAAGATGGCCGGGGTTTATAACTTTGCGGCTGGGTGCGTCTGTGGTGTAGTGGCGCAGCGTGTCGGTGGTGAACAGATTGTTTTAGAGTTAAAAGACAACGCGGTTGAGAATGCCATAAAGGTAGCGGTACGCGCTGCTGAGTGCTTTTAA
- the tsaB gene encoding tRNA (adenosine(37)-N6)-threonylcarbamoyltransferase complex dimerization subunit type 1 TsaB — MFPSKYALALHTSSPELGLAINNFTDEVRSQTWDLGRELSTQFHQYLAEFLQPQTWSDLAFIAVAKGPGSFTGTRIGVVTARTLAQQLDIPLFAISTLAAAAYFQKLTDTSIPDNTDLAVQMPAQRGQIFAGIYKPSQNAGLTTLLPDIAMTLEQWQQTLADWPNSYYLIHAEAGLGASVGSLLTLAYFDWQQGLSPNWSEALPFYGQHPVDDKNVTAQ, encoded by the coding sequence ATGTTTCCCAGTAAATACGCCCTTGCCCTCCACACCTCTAGCCCAGAATTGGGTCTAGCCATCAACAATTTTACGGATGAAGTTCGCAGCCAAACTTGGGATTTAGGACGGGAACTGTCCACCCAATTCCATCAGTATCTCGCTGAATTTCTCCAGCCTCAAACTTGGTCAGATTTAGCCTTTATTGCCGTTGCCAAAGGTCCCGGAAGCTTCACCGGCACTCGCATCGGCGTTGTCACCGCCCGGACTCTCGCCCAACAGTTAGACATTCCTCTGTTTGCTATCTCCACCTTGGCAGCCGCCGCGTACTTTCAAAAACTTACAGATACTTCTATCCCCGATAACACGGATCTCGCCGTTCAAATGCCGGCGCAACGGGGGCAAATATTTGCCGGCATCTATAAACCCTCCCAAAATGCAGGATTAACCACGTTGTTGCCAGACATCGCTATGACATTAGAACAATGGCAGCAAACCCTGGCCGATTGGCCCAATTCTTATTACCTGATTCACGCCGAAGCCGGCTTAGGGGCATCAGTTGGCAGCCTGCTAACACTCGCTTATTTCGATTGGCAACAGGGACTTTCTCCCAACTGGTCAGAAGCTCTTCCCTTCTATGGTCAGCATCCGGTAGATGATAAAAATGTTACCGCTCAGTAA
- a CDS encoding TIM-barrel domain-containing protein, whose translation MSLFKQLSLRIKFFLGSLFYVSYTPKAYLYSRKRDRLEREFAIPPAQEAFDKPGKLLKAEPTARGAHFYFEQTELEISFLKPDFVRVNWLGGIAPVPYAIARQDWPDVETVLEEAGDSWSVSSQEPAGVKVTVNIDGSLKFYDAAGQILREEMPPQRKGDGWVHQAQLRKEEHIYGLGERAFPLNLRDPKDGRVQASYRMWNYDAAGMYGPGSDPMYICIPVYIGLHASGSYLIFYENSFEAKFTFDDKATADFDGGSLRYYLSSGSPPHLLERYTELTGRAPLPPRWALGYHQSHWGYRTEEVVREEAQAFKHHNLPLSAIHLDIDIQVGFRAFTIDPDRFPNLQGFTKELAEQGVRFIAIMNPGIKYSRQSNLFLEGQLLEAFCRLPDGKLVVAPVWPGWCVFPDFTNPVVRKWWSRQYLYLLDVGVAGFWHDMNEPAAFILWGDRSLPKPTRHLMEGRGGDHREGHNVYGLLQAEAGYEALRGYQDRRPFIVSRAGWAGLQRYAWTWTGDIECTWAALRLTVSTVVGLGLSGIPYSGPDIGGFQGNPPAELYLRWFQMSSFLTFCRTHSSNNVEQRTPWTYGEPYLSIIRQFLELRYRLLPYFYTLAWEATQKGYPPVRPLFWSDSHDEALWGIDDAFFLGEALLICPIVLDGARSREVRLPQGRWYHFWDDTQLQGGQPVELDAPLEQIPVLVKAGTILPMEADGQLTLHLYPPEGEISVDYLYSDAGDGYGGYRVDRFQMVLSSNSLELTWESSGDYPFPYTNVRVHLHGVTLQQAWVDDIEVSYQGQQLECQRFEKVRFQGEFAASTL comes from the coding sequence ATGAGCCTCTTCAAGCAGCTATCACTGAGAATCAAGTTTTTTTTAGGGTCGCTCTTCTACGTGAGTTACACCCCAAAGGCGTATCTGTATTCGCGCAAACGAGACCGGCTAGAACGCGAGTTTGCCATCCCACCGGCACAGGAAGCGTTTGACAAACCCGGAAAACTCCTCAAGGCTGAGCCAACTGCCAGAGGCGCTCATTTTTACTTCGAGCAAACAGAACTAGAAATCAGCTTTCTCAAGCCTGATTTTGTCCGGGTCAACTGGTTAGGCGGCATCGCGCCGGTTCCCTACGCCATCGCCCGTCAAGATTGGCCAGATGTAGAAACGGTACTGGAAGAAGCCGGTGATAGCTGGAGTGTATCAAGCCAAGAGCCAGCCGGCGTTAAAGTGACGGTTAATATTGATGGAAGCCTGAAATTTTATGACGCAGCGGGGCAAATACTGCGGGAAGAAATGCCCCCACAGCGGAAGGGTGACGGATGGGTTCATCAAGCGCAACTGCGCAAAGAAGAACACATCTACGGACTCGGAGAACGTGCATTTCCCCTCAACCTGCGTGATCCCAAAGATGGCAGAGTGCAAGCTTCTTACCGGATGTGGAACTACGACGCGGCGGGGATGTATGGGCCGGGTTCAGACCCGATGTATATCTGCATTCCCGTTTATATCGGACTTCACGCTTCAGGGAGTTACCTGATTTTTTATGAAAATTCTTTTGAAGCGAAATTTACCTTTGATGATAAAGCCACCGCCGATTTTGATGGGGGATCGCTGCGTTATTATCTAAGTTCTGGCTCCCCTCCTCATCTGCTAGAGCGCTATACAGAGTTAACCGGACGCGCCCCTCTGCCTCCCCGCTGGGCTTTGGGCTATCACCAATCTCACTGGGGCTACCGTACCGAAGAGGTTGTTAGAGAAGAAGCCCAGGCTTTTAAACATCACAATTTGCCGCTGAGTGCCATTCACCTAGATATTGATATTCAGGTTGGGTTTCGCGCCTTTACAATCGACCCAGATCGGTTTCCCAATCTCCAGGGTTTTACGAAAGAACTCGCAGAGCAAGGGGTGCGCTTTATTGCGATTATGAATCCGGGGATTAAATACAGCCGGCAGAGTAACTTATTTTTAGAAGGTCAATTGCTGGAAGCGTTTTGCCGGCTGCCTGATGGCAAGCTTGTGGTGGCCCCGGTTTGGCCCGGTTGGTGCGTTTTTCCAGACTTTACAAACCCGGTGGTTCGCAAGTGGTGGAGCCGGCAGTATTTATACCTTTTAGATGTGGGCGTGGCGGGATTTTGGCATGATATGAACGAGCCGGCTGCCTTTATCCTTTGGGGCGATCGCTCACTGCCCAAACCCACCCGGCATTTGATGGAAGGCCGAGGCGGGGATCATCGCGAGGGTCATAATGTTTATGGGTTGCTGCAAGCTGAAGCCGGCTACGAAGCTTTGCGCGGCTACCAGGATCGGCGTCCTTTTATTGTCTCTCGTGCCGGTTGGGCGGGACTCCAGCGCTATGCCTGGACTTGGACGGGTGACATTGAGTGTACTTGGGCTGCGTTGCGATTGACTGTATCAACAGTCGTTGGGTTAGGATTGTCAGGAATTCCTTACAGTGGCCCAGATATTGGCGGTTTCCAAGGAAATCCTCCCGCTGAGCTTTACCTGCGCTGGTTCCAAATGTCCAGCTTTTTGACTTTCTGCCGCACCCACTCTTCTAATAACGTTGAACAGCGCACCCCGTGGACGTATGGCGAACCTTACCTGAGTATCATTCGGCAATTTTTGGAATTGCGTTACCGGCTGCTTCCCTACTTCTATACATTGGCTTGGGAAGCGACTCAAAAGGGTTATCCGCCGGTTCGTCCGCTTTTCTGGTCTGATAGTCATGACGAAGCACTCTGGGGGATTGATGATGCGTTCTTCTTGGGTGAAGCGCTCTTAATTTGTCCGATTGTATTGGATGGCGCACGTTCGCGAGAGGTGAGATTGCCACAGGGGCGCTGGTATCATTTCTGGGATGACACCCAACTTCAAGGTGGGCAGCCGGTTGAGCTTGATGCGCCTTTAGAACAAATTCCGGTGTTGGTGAAAGCCGGCACGATTTTGCCAATGGAAGCGGATGGGCAATTAACTCTGCACCTTTACCCGCCTGAGGGAGAAATATCTGTCGATTACCTCTACAGCGATGCCGGTGACGGCTATGGAGGATACCGGGTGGATCGTTTCCAAATGGTGTTATCCTCAAACAGTTTAGAGCTAACTTGGGAATCTTCTGGAGATTACCCCTTCCCCTATACAAATGTACGGGTGCATCTGCATGGCGTTACCCTACAGCAAGCTTGGGTGGATGATATTGAGGTTTCATATCAGGGGCAACAACTCGAATGCCAACGTTTTGAGAAAGTTCGGTTTCAGGGAGAGTTTGCAGCCAGTACGCTTTGA
- a CDS encoding TspO/MBR family protein, producing the protein MIESWMVIGGVTFIVALGTVLMRPRDTMWGVHLRRPEWLVFEPAIPFIWTAIFAAGAASATIVWDKDPGSLKTWLLMGLYLLLEIVTVAYIPMTLRLRSLKIGTILGGSGVILGVVLALIVWPISGWAAGLLLPYLLWSPVGTYTTWEMIQLNPEAA; encoded by the coding sequence ATGATCGAATCTTGGATGGTTATTGGAGGTGTTACCTTCATAGTTGCCTTAGGCACTGTGTTGATGAGGCCGCGAGATACGATGTGGGGTGTACACCTACGCCGGCCTGAGTGGCTAGTTTTTGAGCCGGCAATTCCATTTATTTGGACTGCTATTTTTGCGGCAGGAGCCGCCTCTGCTACGATTGTTTGGGACAAAGATCCAGGCAGCCTCAAAACCTGGTTGCTGATGGGATTATACCTGCTGCTGGAGATTGTGACAGTCGCTTATATTCCGATGACCCTGAGACTTCGCAGCCTAAAAATTGGCACAATTCTGGGAGGATCTGGGGTCATTTTAGGTGTTGTACTAGCACTGATTGTTTGGCCGATTTCCGGATGGGCGGCGGGGTTACTTTTACCTTATTTGCTGTGGAGTCCAGTTGGAACCTATACAACTTGGGAGATGATTCAATTGAATCCAGAGGCAGCATAG
- a CDS encoding class I SAM-dependent methyltransferase codes for MTVRKDTIFERFLAPVFQLLIDRDELERFYKSINWEAEAARFVAPDFAYPDYYSTQNFHGIQNGYLNAGAAVSYDPITQYVMPPHETWVRQGLIDGIRCRPRRILDLGCGTGSTTLMLKQAFPQAEVIGLDLSPYMLVRAEYKAREAGLNIQWRHGKAETTDFPDASFDLVTASLLFHETPPAVSQAILRESFRLLTPGGKIVTLDGHQKTLRQTEWLTDIFEEPYIQDYAAGSLNAWIGAAGFEAVHTKDLWWVHQVSGGVKPLPAQDAAAVRARVRPDAIGISDSPDSDGLPAPAFS; via the coding sequence ATGACGGTTCGCAAGGACACAATTTTTGAGCGCTTCTTAGCGCCGGTGTTTCAACTCCTGATTGATCGTGACGAACTTGAGCGGTTTTATAAAAGTATCAATTGGGAAGCTGAAGCCGCTCGCTTTGTCGCCCCAGATTTCGCCTATCCTGACTATTACAGCACTCAGAATTTCCACGGCATCCAAAACGGATATCTCAATGCCGGCGCGGCAGTTTCCTACGATCCCATCACCCAGTATGTGATGCCGCCTCATGAAACTTGGGTACGCCAAGGTTTAATTGATGGGATTCGATGCCGGCCCCGACGGATTTTAGATTTGGGCTGTGGCACCGGCTCAACGACGCTGATGTTAAAACAAGCGTTTCCCCAAGCCGAAGTCATTGGCCTTGATCTGTCGCCCTATATGCTGGTAAGGGCTGAGTATAAAGCCAGAGAAGCTGGATTGAACATTCAGTGGCGTCATGGCAAAGCCGAAACCACCGACTTTCCCGATGCCTCCTTTGATTTAGTTACCGCATCGTTGCTGTTCCACGAAACACCGCCGGCAGTCTCCCAAGCGATTCTCCGCGAAAGCTTTCGGCTGCTGACCCCTGGCGGCAAGATTGTGACATTAGATGGCCATCAAAAAACTTTGCGTCAAACCGAGTGGTTAACTGATATTTTTGAAGAACCTTACATCCAAGACTACGCTGCCGGCAGCCTGAATGCCTGGATAGGAGCCGCAGGATTTGAGGCTGTGCACACCAAGGATCTGTGGTGGGTGCATCAAGTGAGTGGGGGTGTTAAACCGCTTCCAGCTCAAGATGCAGCAGCCGTGAGAGCGCGAGTCCGCCCGGATGCAATCGGCATCTCGGATAGTCCCGATTCAGATGGTTTGCCGGCTCCAGCCTTCAGTTAA
- a CDS encoding HAD family hydrolase — translation MTLKAVLFDFNGVIINDEPIHKQLIEQLLIEENLRPKRGEFRQFCLGRSDRACINELFASRGRVLSEGYLTQLIVRKAQAYQQHLETLETLPIYPGLEDFIFKLQAAGLKMGVVSGALRVEIESVLNRAQLAQHFPVIVAGDDITTSKPEPDGYLLAVERLNQQYPELDLKPWECLAIEDTPAGIQAAYHASMQVVGVANTYPFHMLQRQASWTVDYLADLELDRVQQDYEQAMIEQKAG, via the coding sequence ATGACTCTCAAAGCAGTTTTATTTGATTTCAACGGTGTCATTATCAATGATGAGCCAATCCACAAGCAGCTAATTGAGCAGCTATTGATTGAAGAAAACCTGCGACCTAAGCGAGGGGAGTTCCGGCAGTTTTGTTTGGGACGCAGTGATCGCGCTTGTATTAACGAGTTATTCGCCTCACGCGGGCGAGTTCTAAGTGAGGGCTACTTAACTCAACTCATTGTCCGTAAGGCGCAAGCTTATCAGCAACACCTGGAAACACTGGAAACTTTGCCGATCTATCCGGGGTTGGAAGACTTTATTTTCAAATTGCAAGCTGCCGGCTTGAAAATGGGGGTGGTTAGCGGGGCGTTGCGGGTAGAGATTGAATCCGTTTTAAACCGCGCTCAACTAGCACAGCATTTTCCCGTAATTGTAGCGGGAGACGATATCACAACCAGCAAACCCGAACCCGATGGATATCTGCTGGCAGTGGAACGCTTAAACCAGCAGTATCCGGAACTTGACCTTAAACCTTGGGAGTGTCTAGCCATTGAAGATACGCCGGCAGGAATTCAGGCGGCTTACCATGCCAGTATGCAAGTGGTTGGAGTGGCGAATACTTATCCCTTTCATATGCTCCAGCGCCAAGCAAGCTGGACGGTGGATTATCTGGCCGACTTGGAACTAGATCGGGTGCAGCAGGACTATGAGCAAGCGATGATTGAACAAAAAGCCGGATAG
- a CDS encoding tyrosine-type recombinase/integrase, which produces MVLYLAEALKSGRELAEDFNKQVRVICDRGRLMLRFTTGGRRYRFYLRLPDSKQNRRLAEAKATQIEWDIRSNNFDPTLEKYQPQLKKEVTVIAIPPRSVTQLFQEFSEHKAKAVDRRTLEKYRALESRLSQFFGDHVAELGEAAALKFIEFLKDHQQPRTIKDRLSILNACWQWACKAGKVSHNPWKEICFKTPPKQQPRPFTRAEILAILEAFKTGSYSHYANYVEFLFLTGTRTAEAIGLRWRHVADDFSSIWIGESITRGGKQKSTKTNRDRVFPCNTRLAQFLEAIKPATAQADDLVFPAPNGNPISDNNFCKRAWAKSLEVAGVPYRKPYNTRHTFISHCLAGGMNPVELAAVTGHDVQTLYRSYAGVVSSRPKIPTIF; this is translated from the coding sequence ATGGTGCTCTATCTGGCTGAAGCGCTAAAGAGTGGCAGAGAATTGGCAGAAGATTTTAATAAGCAAGTTCGCGTGATATGCGATCGCGGTCGGTTGATGCTTCGCTTCACGACCGGGGGACGGCGCTATCGGTTTTACTTACGGCTCCCAGACTCAAAACAGAATCGCAGGCTAGCGGAAGCCAAGGCAACACAGATCGAGTGGGATATACGCTCTAATAATTTTGACCCTACCTTAGAGAAGTATCAGCCCCAGCTAAAAAAGGAAGTTACCGTGATCGCAATTCCTCCCCGGTCTGTGACTCAACTTTTCCAAGAATTTTCTGAGCACAAAGCGAAAGCGGTAGACCGGCGCACCCTTGAAAAGTACCGCGCCCTTGAGAGCCGGCTCTCTCAATTTTTTGGCGATCACGTCGCAGAGCTGGGGGAAGCAGCCGCACTGAAATTTATTGAGTTTCTAAAGGATCACCAGCAGCCGCGCACAATTAAGGATCGGCTTTCAATCCTTAACGCTTGCTGGCAGTGGGCGTGTAAGGCTGGCAAGGTGAGCCATAATCCTTGGAAAGAGATTTGCTTTAAAACACCTCCAAAGCAACAGCCGCGCCCTTTTACCCGTGCTGAGATATTGGCAATCCTTGAAGCTTTTAAGACTGGCAGTTATAGCCATTACGCGAATTATGTAGAATTTTTATTCCTTACAGGAACGCGAACGGCTGAGGCGATCGGTTTACGCTGGCGGCACGTCGCTGATGATTTTTCCTCTATCTGGATTGGGGAATCTATCACCAGGGGCGGAAAGCAGAAGTCTACCAAAACCAACAGAGACAGAGTTTTCCCGTGTAATACACGGCTGGCTCAATTTCTTGAGGCAATCAAACCGGCAACCGCTCAGGCTGACGATCTAGTTTTCCCCGCTCCCAACGGGAATCCGATTAGTGATAACAATTTTTGTAAGCGAGCGTGGGCTAAGTCGTTAGAGGTGGCGGGTGTACCTTATCGGAAACCATACAACACAAGACATACTTTTATCTCGCACTGCCTTGCCGGCGGCATGAATCCTGTAGAACTGGCAGCGGTCACAGGGCACGATGTTCAGACCTTATATCGGAGTTATGCCGGTGTTGTTAGCAGTCGCCCCAAGATTCCCACTATTTTTTAG